The genomic interval TAGAATAATCTCCTCTTATCAAAAAGGTAACTGCTCTCAGAGGTGACTgatcattcatttaatttgctTTTACTTTAATTTGCGTAAGTGCAAGTTATAGTTAACTCTGGTTATGAAGGAATTAGAGTTAGGAGTCAGTAGAACTTGTAGAAAGAGAATAAATCCTGGATTCAGTGTCTGCTGAAGCGTAAAGAAGCTTTTATTTGCCAACAAGTTCGACACAGAAACTTTAAGAGACAATCAGAGAGGCTGTTTACTGGAGTTCATCTCTCCTAAAGTGTCCAAATAAACCTTTACTGCAGCTTTGAcacgcagacagacagtaaacacACGAGATAACTGCAGCTACGAGACGATTCAAACTCACAGCGGCGctgttttctttccctgcagATGTTCGTGCGTCTGTTCGTGGACGAGAACCTGGACCGGATGGTTCCCATCTCCAAGCAGCCCAAGGAGAAGATCCAGGCCATCATCGAGTCCTGCAGCAGACAGTTCCCGGAGTTCCAGGAACGCGCCCGCAAGCGCATCCGCACCTACCTCAAATCCTGCCGACGCATGAAGAAGAACGGCATGGAGGTACTGGTGGCTCTGACAGTAACTCAGTAATCTAAAGCAGGGGAGCGATGAAGGAGCAGAAAAgggaaatattcaaataaaatacctcaaaattgtcCTGTTATTGATTCAGTGCTGCGGCTGAGGGAGAGTTTCGTTATTAAATATTCCTaattattttctaaattaatcACTTTTccatgaaatgtcagaaaatgcaCATCGTAAATTCCactctgcacttttttttagcTCCGATCAATCAAGTTTAAATCGTCTTTTTAAGTCTTtcgtgtattttttttatcaaacaacagtgtgtaaaacacaaatatattcagtCTAGAATCATATGAAACATCCAGAAACCTGGAGCGATGagtcaattaaaaaatataatataataataagtTAATTTTCTGTCAGCTGGCTAACCAACTGATCATCTCAGCTCCTGACGTGTTTGTCACAGTCACATATTTGAACATTTCTGAGTCgtgattctgttttttgtgcttTGAGCTGAGCGCTGCAGCCGGCAGTTTGGAGAAATTGGTTTTAATTGAGGCTGAGCTGTGCAGACGTGCCGTGTCGGAGCGTCGCAGGTCTGAAACCTGCTCTCAGAAGGCTTTTAGGCTGACAGACACATAATTCCCCCTTTTCACTGTGCAGACGTTTCAGCGGTGACGTGAACTGTGAGCCTGAATCAGTCAAAGCACAGAATCCTGTTCGTATTTACAGGGTTGGAACAAACGATGGGCCCAATGATGTGGTTTGTTCTTTATTCTATACTGTTGTTTACACTGTTTAACCCGGGGAGTCCGATTGATCAGCAACAGAGCCAATAGTTCCCATAATGCACTGCTGGTCTTGCTTCTTTTGTCAGTCAGTCGACTCCTGTGGGAAGCAGAGAGCTCGAGCACGTCGCTTCTGTTTTCCCGGTGGTTTTTATTCTCTGACGGTGAAGTAAAATGTGTTAACTGGATAAAAGTGGGAAAAGGAAAAGACCCTCAGATGATTTGAAACCAGGTTCACACACAATCGCACTGTTCTGTTTCTGGATTTTGTCAGATAAGATAATAAAATAATCTATTTTTAAATCGTGCCACAAGTCACAATGTGCATCTTATAAACACCAAAGAATATGAATTAATGTATCAAATGAATGTGAAGGAGAGGAACGAGAAAGTCAAAATTGTACTTTGACAgtaagattttcatttttaattaatatcagttaGTTGAAGAAGCCAGCGGTCGACCTGTAGTGGACAGTGTGTTAATGCAATAACATGAACCAGCTGTTTTTATacttatattttgtattatggACTTATTTTTCCATTCTAAGAGATTTCTGTCACCCTGAAGAAGTGGCCGCCATGTTTCTTGGCTGTCAGACTCGTTACGTGCTGTCATGATACTGACGTTTGTAACTTTGATACGACACCTTGAAAATGTTTGCGGATGAATATAAGATGACGACAAGACGCACTTTATCAGAAATCAGCAGAATGACAGGATCGAAGTTTAAAGGTCGCACTTTTTTAGATGTATAAGTTTTCTCTCTTCAGATTAGGATTTTTAGAAAATAATCTGCGTATTAAcagcagggttcgtacacatttttcaaggtcaaattcaagcacttttcaagcacttttaagggtcattttcaaacttttccagcaccttatcgctggggtaaaatacatatctacaggaatatactcatgattatatttttttcagtttttatcacaattatgtacactgtattataatgtaaacatctaaaattatgtttcataacagcaaaaactttagaaattaaaggagaacacaaagttttatccaaaaaaaaaaaaaagggaagccacttgccgttcttcaggcacacttggCACCGAGACAAAGAGACCTGAGatcaccctgtaattttcttttttgacataaaaaataaaaaattgcatcaaattcacctccagccatccttctctattgctaccaggctgcatgtgtggtgacacacacacacacacacacacacacacacacacacacacacaaacacacacgcacacacacacacacacacacagattttatttctccttgtacgaagcaaactatccagtctgatcccattttttgccaagacacagagttataatgtcatgcactttcaagcacttaaactaaaatccaagcacttttcagaccttgaaaatgcaacattggaattcaagcactttcactgatttcaagcacccgtacgaaccctgtaacaGGATGTCAGGGAGAACGTGCAGCTGGTTCTGGTGGATCAATactgcagaaaagaaaagtattGAAACTGTTTTCAGTTTCAATAAATCAACTCTCAGTTCTGATTTTCTCAACGATTTAAATATTGACCAAAATACATCTCGTGTTTTCTTTCACTAACGCCactaaagaataaaaatatgaTGCTTTCCAAAACGTTCACATTCACAGAGAAGAATAAGAAAACTATTTGTGCCACGTTAACGTAGTTGAAGCCTCGTCGTCGTCTCgacatgttttatttgcagacattttcattttctgcctcGTACATGCTGATAAATATCATGCTGCTCCAAACGTGCATGTTATTAAAATTACTCGTGTCGCCCTGCTGCTCCCTCCAGGGCAACAGTTCATTCTCAAAAACGTATCTGAataatgtgatgtgtttatACGTTAATGTAATTTTTCCTCCTCTacattatttattatcaaacagcaggcagcagcTTTTTCACTCCAGCACGCGGCGACCAGCAACAAATAATTATCGTCTGTTGAAAAGAGGataaaaaatgtgtctgtaaATGGGTTGTAACTATAGAAACAACATGTTCCTGTCAATTTATTTCAGCTCACATATGTGCCGAGCTGCGGAATATCTAATGAAGAATCCCCCgctgcattttttatttgctttataAGGCCGTTACGGGTCAGAAGCGTATGGAATCGGATTTCCCCCCCGAGAGGATTAATAAAGTAGTTCTTATTCTCCACAAACTGACAGATGTGTTTTGTTCATGTGCGTCACTGTCGATAACACGTGATACACTTTACTagtaattaaataataataaaatgcttaaataaAGAGCTTTAACTCTGTCAGCGTGGTGACTGCTCCCTCTGACATCCtcagtatataaatataattataaatGTTTCTTCTGGCAGAAATAAACTTGTGTAAATGTTCCGAACAGACGCTGGAGGAGCGAGTTTTTACTGCAACTGTGACTAAAGTCTCTGGACTAAATAACTCGTCAtgcatatttaataaattaactctttatgttttattgtgtaGATTAAACTGTAGCACCGACACAGAGCAGAGGCATGCAGgagaggtgcatgatgggaataTTAGATGTGTTGACCTCTGCAGGAAATAATGTGAGGAGTCATTGAAATGTCTCTGCTGCCCCCCGGTGGTGACGGCTGACGCTACACTGCGTTGTTAATGATCCCCTCTTATCATTTTTACAGCTTTTGCACATTTGAAATCAAACCACGTGCAGATTTATTCACTTGAAGATACTCGTCGATCTAAAAGGAAGTTAATAATTCAAATTATTTACACCGTTTTTGAGTCTTACCTCCAGATTTTTCACAGAATCAGTAAATCGTAAGAGGACTCTTTATTTTAAGGAGACAGAGCTGAAACTAAACATTTTACTGGCAGCAATTAAAGCTGATGactctgtttcagctgcagcgATGATGATGAAACAAATCAGGCGTATTTTGGTGGTTTTTAACTATAAGTGAGTAAAATTTGAGGCCGATCCTGAATTATATGATTCATTTATGGGTGGATAAATATATGGAGTGATGCAGGGTTTTCTAGTTTGACACTGGATTGGATGTGATGTCGTGTCGTTCTTCATCTCTTCATGTATCTTTCTTTGCAAACATACTTCACGTCATCGTTCTGTCGTCTTGCAGACACGCCCGACTCCGCCTCACCTCACCTCAGCCATGGCCGAGAACATCCTCGCCGCCGCCTGCGAGAACGAATCACGCAACGCCGCGAAGAGGATGCGCCTGGAAGCCTATCACGTGAGTCTGCAGACACTGTGTCGGCGTGTCCCGTTCGTATGAAGTCCAGTGGTTCTGTGTCGAATAGTTCCGATTCTTCCAGTTATGAAAGCTGGTTTAGGAGGGCGGGTGTccacaaaaatagaaatattaaTGAACTCTCCTCTCAGGAATAAATCGGAGGCACTTTATAGTGAAGAGaaggtttatttttatttctttatattaaaAAGAATACATtgctttacatttaaatgtctgaaacCACTGATGACGTAATATTTCCACTGAAGAGTTCAGtaataaactgtaaaatcaTATTTTAGCTGCTTCTTGTGAGTTGATTGTACCTGATTGTGATAAATGGACGGATGATGTCATCTCAGATTGATCGCAGGCTCCTGTATGGAGTCAAAATCACATCGTGAGATTTTGTGATATCTGCAAATATCGTATCGCTGTCCAAAGATATAAAAGGAAGTTAATAATTACAATTATTTACACCGTTTTTGATTTTTACCTCCAGACTTTGCACAGAATCAGTAAATCGTAAGAGGACTCTTTATTTTAAGGAGACAGAGCTGAAACTAAACATTTTACTGGCAACAATTAAAGCTGATGactctgtttcagctgcagcgATGATGATGAAACAAATCAGGCGTATTTGGGTGGTTTTTAACAATAAGTGAGTAAAATTTGAGGCCGATCCTGAAttatatgaatattttaatCAATACAACAAAATATCGTGTTGTAACTTGAGATGAAAGTGGGCTCAGGgaattattgttttgtgtttaccAGATTCTGTTGATGAAAGTTGGTGtaaaactttaatattttaatcGTTTTGTTGCCTTCTTGACTTGATCCCTCTTGAAAAAGGATCCAAATCTCAGATTAGACGtttaaattgtaaaataaaggtgatgaaaaagaaaacaacagacaaaTCAGAAATCCTGGCTCTCAGAAATGAGCCAACACTGCACATCCCAGCTTGTTCTGTAgtattttgaaaatctaacccctcacttcctgtttgcaggatgaTCAGATCTCCATGGACAAGCCGtccagcggcggcggcggtctGAGGGAGCCGGCGTCCCTCGCTCACTCCGCCTACTCCCTGGCCGCGTCAGCCTTCTCCTCCCAGGACAACCAGCTCTACATCAACGGAGCCGGACTCAGCTACGCCTACCGCGGATACCCGGGCCTCGGCGCTGCCATGCAACACCCCGTTTCCCTGACGACCGGCGCTGCTGCACAGAGCAACGGTGAGGAAGTGAAGAGGGGGTCTTTATGGAGACGGACAAGACGGAATAATGAGAGGGAAGAGCGaataaaaaagaggaagtggttaggatgaaaagaaaagggCACGAGTGGGTAATTTGTTCTGAATGAGGAGGAGATGCAGAAGAAAAGAGATCAGTGGGAAGAGAAAGAGCAGCAGATGGAGCTTAAATATGGAGTCGCACATCCAGAGCGAGTTCACTGGAATAAACACAGGCTGTGATTGTAAGAGGCTGTTCAAGTTTCACTGATGAACATTCGTCTCCGTGTCCGTCAGCTTCTCTAACTGTTTCAAGGCTTCAAGGTTCGATAAAGGTGTTTGATCACCTGATTAAATCAATAGTATTCTCTATCGTTGTTTGGTTGTTCTGGTTCGTTCCTGCCGCTTTAAGAGACGTGAAATAAATCTCAGTTTGACGAGTGACCCAGTCGTCCTGTCTCACCTCCGATCACACCCGTGACCACCGACAGGTGTGATCACAAATGTGCTTTGGTTGGTGTTGCAGTCGCACCCAGCGGTGCAGGAGAACACCGAGCAGAGCTTCAGGTGTCATGTTGCGTTTTAAAAGAGAGATTACAGCTTCAAGGTTACCGAACAGCTCTGAGGAGAGTTTGATTAACAGCAATCTGCACGTAGATCAGCaggtttttataaatacattataACTCCAGACGTGATCAGACTGAGTTGTGCATTTATTAAATTGACAGTTTTTAAATCAAGTAGTATCTGTTAATTTATGAACTGTGACAGAGGAGATGAGAGtgtcctcagatgtctgttgaGGCTCATTTATACTTACGTCCAAAAATAGATACGTCTGTTTTAAACAATATAACCGCCACGACTTATAAACTTCCAGCTTCCTGCACGTTGGAATGGATGTTGAGCAGTACAACCACTAGAGGGCGCCGCTCCGGGTCAAATTGGACTCCCACGAGCTGTATCACAATTCAGGGTCTGTATCCCTCGAAGGAcgcgtcagccgttgttaaatgtgacggtttagtctttggagcatttcctgtttgtgtcaccagatgtttgttttacccttacgtcacgatctCTGCCGCTCAGGCCGgcaaaagtgacgatctacgccacgcgatgtcgccattttctctctttctttcttctttttcgggcgcgcaaagaatcttgggatataggaggccatgaaggatcgtagcggtgcatcctccaaaagaAGAAGCAtcattggccttcaaatgctcctctgaaggatgcagaccctgaactgagccACAGTCATGGACCTCTTTTGCCATCGTCTGACTCGTAAACTCGCGTAACCTCTTCTCAAAAAGTTCCACcatttttaaacttcttcctCTGGTATTGCTCCATTGGTCCGCATCCGTAAACTTTTAGAAAACATAAATGAGCCTTTAATAAGCTCCAAACATGGTCCACACATACACCTGAATGCTCCTGGCCAACAGTCTCGATGAGGTAATAAAACCTCGCTCCTCAAGGAGGTGATGTAGAGCGTATCAGAGGACAAGAGTCATAAATATTCTCATGAGATAAATTCAGCTGGAGCTCCGTCAAATCAGCAGAGGTTGTTTTGAGTGGAATTAAACCAAATTAAAGGGTTTGTTCTCTCCTGAAGGAGGAGATATTTCATGGTCTGTCCTCTGTCATTTTGAACTGACtgatctttttctctctctgctctccttctcGTCCTTTCACTCCTCCACATGACTCTTCTCTCCATCCTGTGCCATCGATCCttcatctccctcctcctcatcttcaggTCCAACAGACCTCAGCATGAAGTCCCTCACCTCTGCCAACATCAGTAACTCCTCCGCCTCCACCAACAACAGCCTGGGCGGACGgggcagcagcggcggcggcggcggcagcgcgGGAGGGGGCGGGGCGTCGACCCAGCTCAGCCAACCGGAGATCACGGCCGTGCGTCAGCTGATCGCCGGCTACCGGGAGTCGGCCGCCTTCCTGCTCCGCTCGGCAGACGAGCTGGAGAACCTCATCCTGCAGCAGAACTGATGTGGGGAAACGtgggagaacacacacacacacacacacacacacacacacatttcccataatgcttGTTTTGTGTCCCCGCCGCCCCCCGACGTCTCTCCTGAACCTCCTCTCGTTTTTGCTCCCCTCTCTCCTTAAACCTGGATCATCTGCCTTCTCTTCGGAAACTGtggccactttttttttaatacttggAGAAAAAAGTGGgacggagggatggagggagggagggagggagtgggggagggagggagacggaTCACATCCCGCCATCCATCCCTCCCCCCTCAAAACCCCCAATCCAACGACTCTCCCAGAGGAGGAgaacgaacaaaaaaaaagagcgttTGGACTCTGGAGgaaactcttcctctcctcctctggaaGCTCCTCACAATCAGCACCACGCCTCCGAGCGAAggagtgtggaggaggaggaaggaggaagaggaggaggaggaggaggaggaggaggaggaggaggaggaggaggaagcgaAGAAGCTGCTGtggtgtcagaaaaaaaaaaaaagacattgccTCTTCGTGGAGTTCTGATCGGCCAGCGTCGTCTTGACGATCctaacaatttaaaaaagataataaataacaacGACTCCCTGAATTAGTACTACTGAAGCTGTTTGATTGAAAGATTTAATTTGTCCTTTTGTGTCGGGAGTCCAGTGAGcgtttttaattttatttttttgttctctgtgtgttttggttttttttttactcttccCAAGTGACTGAAGTGAAAGAAAAGCGGTTTGACTTCTCTCAAAGGAAAGCACTAAGAGACTCTGAGTCCGGAGGGGCTGACGGGACGAGAGCCTGGAACAgaaaagacatgaaaaaaaaaaaagaaggaggagagaaacttTTTTTGTGCTCGCTTGTATATAAGCTCTCTGTGTCCTATAGCACTTTCCCCTCACCTGAACACCTCCCCCGTCCTCCTCACCCGCCTTTTTTTACCCAGGGAGCAATTTACGCTACTTATGCATCCAAGACGCCATGTTGACCACCAGGAAATACCTCAGATCAGACCTGCCAACTACACCTTCAgttcctcacacacacttacacacacacacacacacactctgcaagTGAATGGTAACATTCCCACCTGAAGCCagtttacttcttcttcttcttcttctttaccaCCTGATGTCTTCAaggtttatatatattttcggggggggggggggagtcgaGGGAGGGAATCAAACTTTTATTGCGCAAAAAGACGAGAGACGATGAAGCATTTCAAGAACTGACGTTGTGAACttttcaaaaaaacactttaaaacttttttctGTCATCCGTGCGGGTTCATTCGTGTGCTGCTGTATATAATCAGTCCatcatgaaaaaagaaacttgaGGGGGGAATCAAGAGTTTGACCGGAgggtgtttttctctctctctccgggaGGCGACTGTTCTCCTTGAAACgaggagggaggtgtgtgtgtgcatgtgtgtgtgagtgtgtgtgtgtgtgtaggtgtgagagtgtgtgtgtgtgtgtgtgtactgtcgTTAAAGAAAAAGGAGGTTAAATGATGATTACTGGTGGCAAATTTTACCTCCTGCTTCTACTTTTTACAAAATGTAGATGTAACGCCAACGAAACCTCAGCATCGTTCTGTtctacacccccccccccccccctcttcttcttcttcttcttcttcttcttcttcttctgactcttcttcttcttctctccattGGACCTACTCTTCACCTCTTCTCCGTGGACCTaaacatcctcctcttcctcctcccctccctggTCCGGTCCAGGtttcagaggaagaggagggactGCTCTGTCttactgtgtttgtctgttaaACTCTGAGATGGCcattactattgttattattattattattattattattattactatgaTTCTAATGATGAACTgtcatgttgctgctgctatATAAAAACCGGACCTTCTGCCATAGACCTGAAACCTCAACAAAGCCGGGCGTTAGCTAGCCGCAGTGCCCCGTGAGAAACccgaccgaccgaccgaccgaccgacTGCGACCGCAACGaagcaaaaacaacacaaagactcACAAGAAAGACGACTCAGTGACGTCATCCGCTCAcgtgtctcttctctctctctctctctggttggttggtttctttgtttttgcttcATAGGGCTTGATTCATGTCGTGTTTCGTGACTCTCTAACTGTGAATTCTCTCAACCCCGTTTTCTTTTCGTTTCCTCCGGAGGGTCGACTCAGAGAAGTGTTGCACCTCCACCGTCGTACTCCACATCAGGCCAACACGTACACACTGAAAGCGCTCCAGTTGTTTAATAACGTTCTTTTATAATCTGatcatttttgttgttggtttaaTCCAGAAGAGGTGGCACAAAGTCACGTTTTCTTTAACGGACTCCTGGTTGCTCCGGTCGTCCTTTCGTCcacagcctttttttattaaagaagaagtttgacattttgagaaatttGTCGTTTTCTCGCCGAGAGTAAGTACGTTAGCTTAGCTTTCAAAAGCTAGCACGGTTCCGTTCGCAGGTAGAATCCAGCAGGAAGTCGCTGCTCGGCTGTCAAACCACGACTTTTAATTTAATCTAGTTtttaaaaggcagtttttttttcagccttgaAAGAAGTCAGACGAGCTGTTTTGAGTCTTTatgctgagctaagctaaccggctgctaGCTCCATACACGTACACCTTTATAGACAGCTGAGAGAAGGGCAgccatctttttttgttgttggtttaaTCCAGAAGAGGTGGCACAAAGTCACGTTTTCTTTGACCGACTCCTGGTC from Sparus aurata chromosome 7, fSpaAur1.1, whole genome shotgun sequence carries:
- the LOC115585731 gene encoding nucleolar protein 4-like, which codes for MSMASMQVDDPGVTAQTLLEMAPQRQDSSSESGSGNGLPALTPPSSAVTDGAIVREAEVINGNGGPAPLDFSTPTSSSSSSEDQQPMNLSDPPPQRLPLSTSHLPVTVSAAAAALLGALHPNAPEELRRKYPLAAKPPLAPHPALPLPHTHTLHTHNAHTPNTHSQSHTHTAELRLDRDGRDYGGKSPQYSSGGSYDSVKMDISAEDLTMGRHGSQVAPDDDDDDHDDHDDNDKINDTEGVDPERLKAFNMFVRLFVDENLDRMVPISKQPKEKIQAIIESCSRQFPEFQERARKRIRTYLKSCRRMKKNGMETRPTPPHLTSAMAENILAAACENESRNAAKRMRLEAYHDDQISMDKPSSGGGGLREPASLAHSAYSLAASAFSSQDNQLYINGAGLSYAYRGYPGLGAAMQHPVSLTTGAAAQSNGPTDLSMKSLTSANISNSSASTNNSLGGRGSSGGGGGSAGGGGASTQLSQPEITAVRQLIAGYRESAAFLLRSADELENLILQQN